The Abyssisolibacter fermentans genome has a window encoding:
- a CDS encoding ATP-binding cassette domain-containing protein yields the protein MNIDIRNLSKKYIKSKSKSLVSINTIIPKGIFGLLGENGAGKTTLLKTIATVMPVQEGQIMIDGYDIMENIEDLRKKIGYLPQNFPFFEKLTVYEMLDYIALLKNVKDETRHKEIKDLIEQFNLKDKTYSKINELSGGMKQRLAIAQSFIGNSELIILDEPTVGLDPNERLRFRNIINEKSESSTIIISTHIVSDIAMLCNSIGIMKKGRMIYCGSIEELLKSVEGKIYIDTLHIKANIDKTKYKKIISILRKKNTVEVRFILDEFIDNKYEPVTPTLEDAYFYMTFFDEGDELC from the coding sequence ATGAATATAGACATTAGAAATTTATCAAAGAAATATATAAAAAGTAAAAGTAAATCTTTAGTTTCAATAAATACGATTATTCCAAAAGGAATTTTTGGATTGTTAGGAGAAAATGGTGCAGGAAAAACTACTCTATTAAAAACAATAGCTACAGTTATGCCAGTTCAAGAAGGTCAAATAATGATAGATGGCTATGATATAATGGAAAATATAGAAGATTTAAGAAAGAAGATAGGCTATTTACCTCAAAACTTTCCTTTTTTCGAAAAATTAACAGTATATGAAATGTTAGATTATATAGCATTATTAAAAAATGTTAAAGACGAGACTAGACATAAAGAAATTAAAGATTTAATTGAACAATTTAATTTGAAAGATAAGACATATAGTAAAATAAATGAGTTATCTGGCGGTATGAAGCAGAGACTAGCTATTGCACAATCCTTTATTGGAAATTCTGAACTTATAATTTTAGATGAACCCACAGTAGGATTAGATCCTAATGAAAGATTGAGATTTAGGAATATAATAAATGAAAAAAGTGAAAGTAGTACAATAATCATCTCAACACATATAGTTTCTGATATAGCAATGTTATGCAATAGTATAGGCATCATGAAAAAGGGAAGAATGATTTATTGTGGATCTATAGAAGAGTTATTAAAAAGTGTAGAAGGTAAAATTTATATTGATACTTTACATATAAAAGCTAACATAGATAAAACAAAATATAAAAAAATAATTTCTATATTGAGGAAAAAAAATACAGTAGAGGTTCGATTTATTTTAGATGAGTTTATTGATAATAAATATGAACCTGTAACTCCAACATTGGAAGACGCATATTTTTACATGACGTTTTTTGATGAAGGAGATGAATTATGTTAA
- the papB gene encoding PapB family radical SAM/SPASM ranthipeptide maturase yields MTVVKFNKDINKYYPFAIKFFNDNYYLYNLMTNAIFLMDENSYNILINDDNINREKYIDTVRFFENNFILVTPENESKLDELYNKVVMKKKFLNSTALTLMISQECNLRCKYCYGENGEYSNKGKMDFIVAKKAIDYFIQQSPSDKLSICFFGGEPLLNIELIEEVIEYTREIEKNSNKKFNFSMTTNATLIDKKIEKFIINNKIDLTVSIDGSKEMNDSNRYYANNKGVYNDIKKKTSGLKKFITARATLSPPNLDVMDSITHIVNKFGFKKVAWAEADNLLNDKDYNLLKNSTHNLLDKLENLINCGKYNEVRKYHTFINMLKKFNSDGIRTKGCGAGSNLMAVDIDGKIYPCHRFVGIEEYVLGNVSDEKLEENLNFYSNVDLVNFKKCEFCIAKNICAGGCINENYVANQSINEPSDKHCEYRISIVERLLEIYIKLDDNAKKQLFSNY; encoded by the coding sequence ATGACAGTAGTAAAATTTAATAAAGATATTAATAAATATTATCCATTTGCAATTAAGTTTTTTAACGATAATTATTACTTATATAATTTAATGACTAATGCTATATTTCTAATGGATGAAAATTCTTATAATATTTTGATTAATGATGATAATATAAATAGAGAAAAATACATAGATACCGTTAGATTTTTTGAGAATAATTTTATTCTCGTTACACCAGAAAATGAATCCAAATTGGACGAGTTATATAATAAAGTTGTAATGAAAAAGAAGTTTTTAAATTCAACAGCCTTAACATTAATGATTTCTCAGGAATGTAATTTGAGATGTAAATATTGTTATGGAGAAAATGGAGAATATTCAAATAAGGGCAAAATGGATTTTATAGTTGCTAAAAAAGCTATTGATTATTTTATACAACAGTCACCATCAGATAAGTTAAGCATTTGCTTCTTTGGTGGAGAACCACTCTTGAATATTGAATTAATTGAAGAGGTCATTGAGTATACAAGAGAAATAGAGAAGAATAGCAATAAAAAATTTAATTTTTCGATGACAACAAATGCAACTTTAATAGATAAAAAAATAGAAAAATTTATTATTAATAACAAAATAGATCTTACCGTTAGCATAGATGGATCAAAAGAAATGAATGATTCAAATAGATATTATGCTAACAACAAAGGCGTTTATAATGATATAAAGAAGAAAACAAGCGGATTAAAAAAGTTTATAACTGCTAGAGCCACATTATCTCCTCCTAATTTAGACGTAATGGATAGTATTACTCATATAGTAAATAAATTTGGCTTTAAGAAAGTAGCATGGGCTGAAGCAGATAATCTTCTAAATGATAAAGATTATAACTTATTAAAAAATAGTACACACAATTTACTAGACAAATTAGAGAATCTTATAAATTGTGGAAAATATAATGAAGTAAGAAAATACCATACGTTTATTAATATGCTAAAAAAGTTTAATTCAGATGGTATTAGAACTAAAGGATGTGGAGCAGGATCAAATTTAATGGCGGTTGATATAGATGGTAAAATATATCCATGTCATAGATTCGTTGGTATAGAAGAGTATGTACTTGGTAATGTAAGTGATGAGAAATTAGAGGAAAATTTAAATTTTTATTCAAACGTAGATTTAGTAAATTTTAAAAAATGTGAGTTCTGTATTGCAAAAAATATATGTGCTGGTGGATGTATTAATGAAAACTATGTTGCTAATCAGAGCATTAATGAACCATCTGATAAACATTGTGAATATAGAATATCAATCGTAGAAAGATTATTAGAAATATATATAAAACTAGATGATAATGCAAAAAAACAGTTGTTTAGTAATTACTAA